From Candidatus Omnitrophota bacterium, the proteins below share one genomic window:
- a CDS encoding rubredoxin, producing MHEYKCTRCSYIYIPGDGDPSQGVKPGTAFEDLPDTWACPACGAPKDQFKKLDN from the coding sequence ATGCACGAATATAAATGCACACGTTGTTCCTATATCTATATCCCCGGAGACGGGGATCCATCGCAAGGCGTAAAACCCGGTACGGCCTTTGAGGATTTGCCGGACACCTGGGCATGCCCTGCTTGCGGCGCGCCAAAAGATCAATTCAAGAAATTAGACAATTAG